The DNA sequence GACCTAGGTCACACTCCAGTGCGACCCTACTCGACGAAAGGCAGTGCTCATGGAGCCCAATCAGCAGGTTGACGCCGACACCGAACTGGTCACCGAGACGCTGGTCGAAGAGGTCTCGATCGACGGGATGTGCGGGGTCTACTGACCGTGACGGCGCCTGTTGCGTTCGACCCCGATCTGCGGTGGCGGCTGCACCATCAGGTGGCGGTGCGACCGGAACCGTTCGGGGCGCTGCTCTACCACTTCGGAACCCGCAAGCTGTCGTTCCTGAAGAACCGCACGATCGTCGACGTGGTGAAGTCACTCGGTGACCACTGCGACGCCCGCTCCGCCTGTCGCGCAGCGGGTATCGACGATGCGCAACAGGCGCCCTACCTGCACGCCCTCGGTGTGCTCGTCCAATCCAACATGCTCGTCTGCGAGGAGAAGCCCGCATCATGACCTCTGTTGTTCCGGCGCCCGTGCCGCGCCTGGTCGAGCAGTTCGAGCATGGCCTCGACGCACCGATCTGCCTCACCTGGGAACTCACCTACGCGTGCAACCTGGCGTGCGTGCACTGCCTGTCCTCGTCGGGCAAACGCGACCCGCGCGAACTGTCGACCCAGCAGTGCAAGGACATCATCGACGAGCTCGAGCGCATGCAGGTGTTCTACGTCAACATCGGCGGCGGGGAACCCACTGTGCGGCCCGACTTCTGGGAGCTGGTCGACTACGCGACCGCCCACCACGTCGGCGTTAAGTTCTCGACCAACGGTGTGCGCATCACCCCCGAGGTCGCCGCCAAACTCGCCGCCAGCGACTACGTCGACGTGCAGATCTCGCTCGACGGCGCGACCGCGGAGATCAACGATGCGGTCCGCGGCCCCGGCTCGTTCGCGATGGCCGAGCGCGCGCTGGAGAACCTCGCTGCCGCCGGGTTCAAGGACGCCAAGATCTCCGTGGTGGTCACCCGCCACAACGTCGGTCAACTCGACGACTTCGCCGCGCTGGCAAGCCGCTACGGTGCGACGCTGCGGATCACCCGGCTGCGCCCCTCCGGCCGCGGCGCCGACGTGTGGGACGATCTGCACCCCACCGCCGAGCAGCAGGTGCAGCTGTACAACTGGCTGGTCGCCAAGGGCGAGCGGGTGCTCACCGGCGATTCGTTCTTCCACCTCTCGGGGCTGGGGGAACCGGGTGCGCTGGCCGGGCTGAACCTGTGCGGCGCCGGGCGCGTGGTATGCCTCATCGACCCGGTGG is a window from the Mycolicibacterium litorale genome containing:
- the mftA gene encoding mycofactocin precursor MftA (Mycofactocin is a small molecule electron carrier derived from the final two amino acids, Val-Tyr, of MftA, the mycofactocin precursor. It plays a role in redox homeostasis and the metabolism of alcohols and aldehydes in Actinobacteria, including Mycobacterium tuberculosis.) yields the protein MEPNQQVDADTELVTETLVEEVSIDGMCGVY
- the mftB gene encoding mycofactocin biosynthesis chaperone MftB (MftB, a small protein, is a peptide chaperone that assists the radical SAM enzyme MftC in performing two modifications to the C-terminal Val-Tyr dipeptide of the mycofactocin precursor peptide, MftA. MftB's role is analogous to the role of PqqD in the biosynthesis of PQQ, a cofactor that derives entirely from a Tyr and a Glu in the precursor PqqA.); amino-acid sequence: MTAPVAFDPDLRWRLHHQVAVRPEPFGALLYHFGTRKLSFLKNRTIVDVVKSLGDHCDARSACRAAGIDDAQQAPYLHALGVLVQSNMLVCEEKPAS
- the mftC gene encoding mycofactocin radical SAM maturase (MftC is a radical SAM/SPASM enzyme that catalyzes the first two steps in biosynthesis of the electron carrier mycofactocin from the terminal Val-Tyr dipeptide of the precursor peptide MftA.) translates to MTSVVPAPVPRLVEQFEHGLDAPICLTWELTYACNLACVHCLSSSGKRDPRELSTQQCKDIIDELERMQVFYVNIGGGEPTVRPDFWELVDYATAHHVGVKFSTNGVRITPEVAAKLAASDYVDVQISLDGATAEINDAVRGPGSFAMAERALENLAAAGFKDAKISVVVTRHNVGQLDDFAALASRYGATLRITRLRPSGRGADVWDDLHPTAEQQVQLYNWLVAKGERVLTGDSFFHLSGLGEPGALAGLNLCGAGRVVCLIDPVGDVYACPFAIHDTFLAGNILSDNGFQNVWQNSRLFRELREPQSAGACSGCGHYDACRGGCMAAKFFTGLPLDGPDPECVQGYGAPALELDRVKPKPSGDHSRGTKLTGPIPLKLLTKPPARPCNESPV